From Bacteroidota bacterium, the proteins below share one genomic window:
- a CDS encoding 3-hydroxyanthranilate 3,4-dioxygenase — protein sequence MPVTRPFNFKQWIDEHRHLLKPPVMNQVVYQPNQDFIVMVVGGPNSRKDYHYNETEEFFYQLEGDIVVKIIDDGKPVNIPIKEGEIFLLPARTPHSPQRGPNTVGLVMEVQRRPGMKDGLQWYCESCHQLLHEEYFDLEDIVDQLAKAMTAFTRTNKTYL from the coding sequence ATGCCCGTAACCCGCCCGTTCAACTTCAAACAATGGATCGACGAACACCGTCACCTGCTCAAGCCGCCGGTGATGAATCAGGTCGTCTATCAGCCCAACCAGGATTTCATTGTCATGGTCGTTGGCGGCCCCAACAGCCGCAAGGATTACCATTACAACGAGACGGAAGAGTTTTTCTATCAGCTCGAGGGCGACATCGTGGTCAAGATCATCGACGACGGCAAGCCGGTGAACATTCCGATCAAGGAAGGCGAGATCTTTCTTCTGCCGGCCAGGACTCCGCATTCACCGCAGCGAGGTCCCAATACGGTCGGGCTGGTCATGGAAGTGCAGCGACGTCCGGGCATGAAGGACGGCCTCCAATGGTATTGCGAAAGCTGCCACCAATTGCTGCACGAGGAGTACTTTGATCTGGAAGACATCGTCGATCAGTTGGCGAAAGCCATGACGGCCTTTACGAGGACAAACAAAACGTACCTGTAA
- a CDS encoding T9SS type A sorting domain-containing protein: MAYSIDGGASWTNWMQNLITHYHAIFQCDTTYYLFGLEGDAFRSWAFAFPRYKLFRNDSLVNFQVFGGTGDHPFCSNGDSSCFFVPGSLNRCGQYHYMRDYIDSLCQLTTGIDAVNFSNADGLFVFPNPGNGLFGIRFPGDWVGAANVTINDLAGRTVRSVRLPVSINTNLDLSHLPAGTYLLHLENHGQLRIGRLLKY; encoded by the coding sequence GTGGCTTATTCCATTGATGGAGGTGCCAGTTGGACCAACTGGATGCAAAACCTGATCACGCATTACCACGCCATCTTCCAGTGCGACACGACCTACTACCTCTTCGGGCTGGAAGGCGACGCCTTTCGTTCGTGGGCCTTTGCTTTCCCGCGTTATAAACTCTTCCGGAACGATTCGCTTGTCAACTTCCAGGTCTTCGGCGGTACGGGCGATCATCCCTTCTGCTCGAATGGCGACAGCAGTTGTTTTTTCGTGCCCGGCAGTTTGAACCGTTGCGGACAGTATCACTACATGCGCGACTACATCGACAGCCTTTGCCAGCTAACGACCGGAATCGACGCGGTGAATTTCTCCAATGCTGACGGGCTGTTCGTGTTTCCGAATCCCGGCAACGGCTTATTCGGGATCCGATTTCCCGGCGACTGGGTTGGAGCAGCCAATGTGACCATCAACGATCTTGCAGGACGAACGGTACGATCCGTTCGTCTTCCGGTTTCGATCAACACCAACCTTGATCTTAGCCACCTTCCAGCCGGAACGTACTTGTTGCACCTGGAGAATCATGGACAGCTCAGAATAGGAAGGCTGCTAAAATACTAA
- a CDS encoding GyrI-like domain-containing protein: MSIQPEIRTIPSFRLIGMSQRQSLVQNTTAALWKRFMPRRGELRSVSDGVLYSLEVYDGLDHFAVFDPAREFTKWAAVEVEEQEAVPDGMSELRVPDGRYAVFLYRGPASKGADLYRYIFTQWLPGSGYSLDDRPHFARMDERYRGEAEDSEEEIWVPVR; this comes from the coding sequence ATGTCCATACAGCCTGAAATCCGTACCATTCCATCCTTTCGCCTCATCGGCATGTCGCAACGGCAGTCGCTGGTCCAAAACACTACGGCCGCATTGTGGAAACGCTTCATGCCCCGCCGGGGCGAGCTTCGGTCGGTGAGCGATGGTGTTTTGTATTCGCTGGAGGTCTACGATGGCCTGGATCATTTCGCAGTATTTGATCCGGCCAGGGAATTCACGAAGTGGGCCGCGGTGGAAGTCGAGGAGCAGGAAGCAGTCCCCGATGGGATGAGCGAATTGCGCGTGCCAGACGGTCGATATGCGGTCTTCTTGTATCGTGGCCCCGCTTCTAAAGGCGCGGACCTGTACCGCTACATCTTTACCCAATGGCTCCCCGGCTCCGGCTATTCGCTCGATGACCGACCGCACTTTGCCCGGATGGATGAGCGGTATAGGGGAGAAGCAGAGGATTCGGAAGAGGAGATCTGGGTGCCGGTGCGATAG
- a CDS encoding four helix bundle protein, whose protein sequence is MVFTITRSREFQEDLRFRSQIRSASVSMISNISEGFERGGNREFTNFLSIAKGSNGELYSQLVVAADQVGFPIRKWKSCGN, encoded by the coding sequence ATTGTTTTTACGATTACAAGATCGCGCGAATTCCAGGAAGATCTTCGCTTTCGATCACAGATTCGAAGCGCATCCGTATCGATGATCTCCAATATTTCAGAGGGATTTGAGCGCGGAGGCAATCGGGAGTTCACGAATTTTCTTTCCATCGCCAAAGGTTCCAACGGTGAATTGTATTCCCAACTGGTTGTGGCGGCTGATCAGGTTGGGTTCCCGATTCGGAAATGGAAATCCTGCGGCAACTAA
- a CDS encoding aldehyde dehydrogenase: protein MLHLLNYINGVLVPPASGQYLDNFNPALGEVYSLIPDSDERDVAAAQAAAQAAFPAWSTMPKEKRSALLLKLSGLIQKNLDRLALAESVDQGKPVWLAKSVDIPRAVSNFHFYATGILHDSTEAHAMEETAINYTLRTPVGVAGCISPWNLPLYLFTWKIAPALASGCTVVAKPSEITPMTAYLLSELAIEAGLPPGVLNIVHGLGPKVGTAIVSHPDIPAISFTGGTKTGETISSIAAPMFKKLSLELGGKNPTIVFADADFEKSVHTAVRAAFSNQGEICLCGSRIFVERSIYEKFRDAFVDGVKKLQVGDPMLDESWIGAIVSKQHYDKVLSYIELAKQEGGRVLCGGTALHPEGRCKNGWFIAPTVIEGLSYDCRTNQEEIFGPVVTLQPFDTEEEVLQYANSTKYGLACSLWTSNLSRTHRMAAKIHSGIVWVNCWLLRDLRTPFGGMKGSGVGREGGFEALRFFTEEKNVCIRL from the coding sequence ATGCTTCACCTCCTGAACTACATCAACGGAGTCCTCGTCCCGCCTGCTTCGGGACAATACCTCGATAATTTCAACCCGGCGCTGGGCGAAGTTTACAGCCTGATTCCCGACAGCGACGAACGGGATGTGGCCGCCGCTCAGGCTGCGGCACAGGCCGCGTTTCCAGCCTGGTCCACCATGCCGAAAGAAAAACGCTCGGCGCTGCTGCTGAAACTTTCGGGTCTCATCCAGAAAAACCTCGACCGTCTCGCGCTCGCGGAGTCCGTGGATCAGGGTAAGCCGGTCTGGCTGGCGAAAAGCGTCGACATTCCCCGTGCGGTTTCCAATTTCCATTTTTATGCCACCGGCATCCTGCACGATTCAACGGAGGCTCACGCGATGGAAGAGACGGCGATCAACTACACCTTGCGGACACCCGTCGGTGTCGCCGGTTGTATCTCGCCCTGGAACCTGCCGCTCTACCTCTTCACCTGGAAGATCGCCCCGGCGCTTGCATCGGGATGCACGGTCGTGGCCAAGCCATCCGAGATTACGCCGATGACGGCTTATCTCCTTTCGGAGCTGGCCATCGAAGCCGGACTACCTCCCGGCGTGCTCAACATCGTACACGGACTGGGGCCCAAGGTCGGCACCGCCATCGTGTCGCACCCTGATATTCCCGCCATCTCGTTTACAGGCGGCACGAAGACCGGAGAGACCATTTCCAGCATTGCCGCTCCCATGTTCAAGAAACTTTCTCTCGAATTGGGCGGCAAGAACCCGACGATCGTATTCGCCGATGCCGACTTTGAAAAATCGGTTCACACGGCCGTGCGTGCGGCCTTTTCGAACCAGGGCGAGATCTGTCTCTGTGGTTCGCGCATCTTCGTTGAACGCAGCATCTACGAAAAGTTCCGCGACGCGTTCGTGGACGGCGTGAAGAAACTGCAGGTCGGCGATCCGATGCTGGATGAAAGCTGGATCGGCGCGATCGTGTCCAAGCAACACTACGACAAGGTCCTCTCCTACATCGAACTCGCCAAACAAGAGGGTGGTCGTGTTCTTTGCGGTGGAACTGCCTTGCACCCGGAAGGTCGCTGCAAGAACGGTTGGTTTATCGCACCGACCGTGATCGAAGGGCTTTCCTACGACTGCCGCACCAACCAGGAAGAGATCTTCGGGCCGGTGGTTACCCTGCAACCCTTCGATACGGAAGAAGAAGTCCTGCAATACGCGAACAGCACCAAGTACGGACTGGCCTGTTCACTCTGGACTTCCAACCTGAGTCGCACGCACCGCATGGCGGCGAAGATCCACAGCGGCATCGTCTGGGTGAACTGCTGGCTGCTGCGCGACCTGCGCACACCCTTCGGCGGTATGAAAGGCAGCGGCGTCGGTCGCGAAGGCGGTTTCGAAGCGCTGCGGTTTTTTACGGAAGAGAAGAATGTTTGCATTCGGCTTTGA
- a CDS encoding outer membrane beta-barrel protein, with translation MTASSRAYLPPAGPVFDRTAFGFTLSIDRCYREIRYDGADSSLNAVFNDRQKHEDPMMGYSVGLSLRKQRSLHWILEAGLRYTIRGYQYRSADKTFGPAIDTNYVTVTNVTQALDEILIRHQYRYVEVPLRLHYQFTAPVALSRRRRHCLGITLGVTVSTRYKFSNGEREVKRNQLPDQDLKISITPILSAGMEFYYSHRLRFYLDPTYQFALNDAAATTIRERLNSAGLQFGVIYRYR, from the coding sequence ATGACGGCCTCATCCCGGGCCTATCTCCCGCCAGCTGGACCGGTCTTCGACCGTACGGCCTTTGGATTCACTCTATCCATCGACCGTTGCTACCGCGAAATACGGTACGATGGAGCGGATTCCAGTCTGAATGCGGTCTTTAACGATCGCCAAAAACACGAAGATCCGATGATGGGTTACTCCGTCGGTCTTTCGCTGCGTAAGCAACGCTCACTTCATTGGATTCTGGAAGCCGGTTTACGTTACACGATCCGGGGTTATCAATACCGGTCTGCCGACAAAACCTTTGGCCCGGCGATCGACACCAACTATGTGACCGTGACCAATGTCACACAAGCGCTGGACGAAATCCTTATCCGGCATCAATACCGTTATGTGGAAGTGCCGTTGCGGCTCCATTACCAGTTTACCGCTCCGGTTGCGCTATCACGTCGCCGCCGGCATTGCCTTGGGATTACCCTGGGCGTAACGGTTTCCACCCGGTACAAATTCAGCAATGGCGAACGGGAGGTGAAGCGCAACCAGCTTCCCGATCAGGACCTCAAGATCTCCATCACACCCATACTTTCAGCAGGCATGGAATTCTATTATAGCCATCGCCTGCGATTCTATCTGGATCCAACCTATCAGTTTGCCCTAAACGACGCAGCAGCTACAACGATACGTGAACGGCTGAATAGTGCCGGCTTACAATTCGGGGTGATCTACCGATACCGCTGA
- a CDS encoding response regulator transcription factor, with protein sequence MERKILIVEDEPKVAGFIRSGLSESSLASDWAADGESGIAMLEANNYDLLILDLNLPRKNGFEVCAAVRKNDRRIPVLMLTAWGAIDDKLKGFESGADDYLVKPFEFQELLARVKALLKRSEPELSEPSTLRYADITLNLDTREVHRAGNKISLTPKEYGLLEYLLRNPERVVTRAEIASHVWSIQYETGTNFVDVYINFLRKKIDRGYIRKLIHTHVGSGYILRQPNP encoded by the coding sequence ATGGAACGAAAAATTCTAATCGTCGAAGACGAGCCTAAAGTGGCCGGCTTCATCCGCTCCGGGCTGAGCGAAAGCTCGCTCGCGTCCGATTGGGCTGCCGATGGGGAATCGGGTATTGCGATGCTGGAGGCCAATAATTATGATCTGTTGATCCTCGACCTGAACCTTCCGCGAAAAAACGGATTCGAAGTTTGCGCGGCGGTGCGAAAGAATGATCGCAGGATTCCGGTCCTCATGCTGACGGCATGGGGTGCGATTGACGACAAGCTCAAAGGATTTGAAAGTGGAGCCGATGACTATCTGGTCAAACCATTCGAGTTTCAGGAATTACTGGCCCGCGTTAAGGCCTTACTCAAGCGCTCGGAGCCCGAGTTATCGGAGCCGTCCACACTCCGTTATGCGGACATTACCCTGAACCTGGACACGCGCGAAGTGCATCGTGCCGGTAATAAGATCTCCCTGACTCCGAAAGAATACGGTCTGTTGGAATATCTCCTGCGCAATCCAGAACGCGTCGTTACGCGGGCGGAGATCGCCAGCCACGTCTGGTCCATCCAATATGAGACCGGTACTAATTTCGTGGATGTTTACATCAATTTTCTGCGTAAGAAGATCGATCGCGGATATATCCGTAAATTGATCCATACGCATGTCGGCAGTGGGTACATCCTCCGGCAGCCGAACCCATGA
- a CDS encoding HAMP domain-containing protein produces the protein MIVTVIAARIYSARALKPMSDIVRQAERISFTSMGIRIPEGNGKDEIAQLAITFNKMLDRLQSSFESQRAFVSNASHELRTPLTSITGQLEVTLIRDRSGEEYRNVLRSMLDDTRDLNQLLNSLLYLARANADDRLVRISKVRMDELIWQILGKLRKQHPDYEVELTYSEKIEDENSVVIEADEDLLRVAVSNLIENGCKYSDPHRCIVSLEPQRDRLHLRIEDAGIGIDPADLPHVFEPFYRSMEVARKGGHGLGLPLAKRIVQIHHGDLSLSSTPDTGTRVDVFLPYVQS, from the coding sequence GTGATCGTCACGGTCATCGCCGCACGCATCTATTCGGCGCGTGCGCTTAAGCCGATGTCGGATATCGTCCGACAGGCCGAACGCATCAGTTTCACCAGCATGGGCATCCGTATACCGGAAGGCAATGGAAAGGATGAGATCGCGCAATTGGCGATTACCTTCAACAAGATGCTGGACCGGCTCCAGTCTTCCTTTGAGTCCCAGCGCGCATTCGTATCGAATGCCTCCCACGAATTACGCACCCCTCTTACCTCCATTACCGGTCAGCTTGAAGTCACCCTGATCCGGGACCGCAGCGGGGAAGAGTACCGGAACGTCTTGCGTTCCATGCTGGACGACACCCGTGATCTGAATCAATTGCTGAACAGCCTGCTCTACCTGGCCCGGGCAAACGCAGACGACCGCCTGGTACGCATCAGCAAGGTCCGCATGGATGAATTGATCTGGCAGATCCTTGGTAAACTACGGAAACAGCATCCCGACTATGAGGTTGAACTGACCTATAGTGAAAAGATCGAGGACGAGAACAGCGTCGTGATCGAAGCGGACGAAGATCTCCTGCGTGTGGCCGTTTCCAACCTCATCGAGAACGGTTGTAAATATTCCGACCCTCACCGCTGCATCGTATCCCTGGAACCGCAGCGCGATCGTTTGCACCTTCGGATAGAGGATGCCGGGATCGGCATTGACCCGGCTGATCTGCCGCACGTGTTTGAGCCATTCTATCGCTCCATGGAAGTGGCGAGAAAAGGCGGTCACGGACTGGGTCTTCCGCTGGCTAAACGGATCGTTCAGATCCACCACGGTGACTTGTCATTATCTTCTACCCCGGATACCGGAACCCGTGTGGATGTTTTTCTTCCCTACGTTCAATCGTAA